The following DNA comes from Ictalurus punctatus breed USDA103 unplaced genomic scaffold, Coco_2.0 Super-Scaffold_100046, whole genome shotgun sequence.
CAGGTCTAGCAGAACAGTTACCCCAGACATTGTGTAAGTTATAGGTGTTCATGTGCACTAGGGCTgcatgattatggccaaaatgataatcctgattattttgatcaatattgagatctcaattatttatcacgattattaattgattttagtgacaacatattttttattgcactttcacatttaagttttctcatgccacaatacaacacaagtaggcatgagaacttgagctggtcaattatgacagaatttaggaacatcgtGTGAGCGatgacattaatttaccttctgataaactaaatgtaatattttcagttaattttacagactgtatgcacaaaacaactgttaacctgtttgaagtctgctcctcttaaatatatttaaagctgcactattagacatttccactctcctggttctgggctggagtcagttctcgaaccgctctgtgtgtattgtgtagatatctgaataatctcatgtaggatgtgattgggtgagttcatttacccgtcagatgcacagtgctttagtttaatggtgttcattagggacgctccgatcaggatttttacagctgatacgatccagataccaatcttttttatttaaactttaatcaggaagtctgtcataaacagttaaatgtaatctctctgctcatggtcactgttaactgaataaaataatagcaatgagaaatactgttggttaattgataaatatacagcataaaatatttattttaaaatatcttgaacaataaagagtcctaattaagagtagactaacacaaaaatgatccatattaggaaaaaggctagtAGCTTTCTAAGGAAGTAGTGATCTAAGGTTaaggtcaaattgatattaaatgcaacccatagtaattaaacattatttcatgtctcgttttatttatattttatgaagttattataatatctatttttttatatataaaatgatttatttacctgcacatttatgtaactaagcacattttctgtctttacattttagtagttttatttttgtttatcagttttagatcggttccccagtacagtgtccatgtctgctgataatattgtgttttggggggataaattaaaacatggaaactggagttggcttttctagtgatatctggcaaccgtgagtttaaatggagtgaattagagttagtgaaggagagctgcagtgcactgtatgtttacagactgaactggtgctactcttgattgtgattggtgaggaattatttaataaagaagtctgaattaaacccaccttgtaatgttattattaatttactccgcccgaagccgctgtgtctacacgagcaggtgaaagttcaggtcattttgcgggatcaataaaagatggcggttgtgagattggagagttgagagaagcagatgatgtagagtcacttcatcataatggcttctttgcagtatttccacacttgtacagtggactgaggagatgaaaagcagtgtgaaagggactgttgcgcggtgtagatgtattttggacttcctgtagttttaattccgattgtattatacaactccgaacaggtcacttgcaccggtgtgaataaatatttattcacagtcgcacaaagtacttttcagtcacaaatgcgagtgaaatggttgcaccatagagccctgagtttatctgcaaagtttgtTTCTCACTCAGCGTGATtaggtttaatgtccccgacaacctctgaaGTGCTATTCAACATCGTGCTAatttcatgatttcccctcgctctggagctcgaagcgaagctAGCAACTCGAGGGCTGAAATGCTAATTCCGTTTCAGGGTTTttgcactacaaaatgacgtcatccctgcgccactcgATGGTGCATGGCTGTAGTGTAGGAgccgcttgatttgatctgcagtggagttttctgtGAGCGGAGGACGgaatttaaatgtcaatatcgcagtcgatcatgttcatttaatcgtgggcagtcaaaatcgtaatcgcgatcgatattcgattaattgtgcagccctaatctgCACTAAAGAAGTTTTGGGAGCAAGCAGTTCACATTTTCAACTATGAAGTCTGCAGGACAGACAAGTGCTACAGTGCATTTACAATAGCTCTCAGTATATCTCCATTCAAATATTCAGCAACAATAGACACATCAGCCACCTTGCGTTTGCAGATTGAGCTCATTTTAAACCAGACACTAGAGAGAGACATTAGCTGAGAGACATGaggtcatttccagtaagggaacatagtgagtatcgatgctccctggtttttgtggtgcgttgtggggattttttagggagtgaacattccagtgcactggaaggattttgcaattgagacaacacttaaaatggctgactccctggtctcttgaacccataccctaaactcaacaggaagtcagcattttgatttttctcttaattttttccttcgttttttgccatttccaggcctcgtactttaacgtactcctcctggagctttcatcagatcggcatcacattcggtcagtctcatctacaggcattgacgatgctaaattgcgaagcttttgaatttttgctGCTCGCCGTGGGCGTGGCGCTCTCACAAATTTAGAAGTTTCactcaaacatagaatgtccaatctagggatgtcacgataccaaaaatctagtagtcggtaccagcaaaaatacacgatactcgataccactttgtgtataaataaataatacttttaactcctttatttaaacatgagcattataaaaaacaacagtcacataatataaaaaaagcaattacaaaatagatatataataaatatgtaggcataaaatgttttttcttcgagaaaaaactgaaatgttctgaaatgaggtctggtttcggtgtatagtttggggatctctgtatacaTGAAGTAATTTTTGCCTGGTACCTGGGGTTGAACTgctgaagcagagagagagagagagagagagagagagagagagagagagagagagagagagagagagagagagagagagagagagagagagagagagagagagagagagagagagagagagagaggagaaaccACATTTTATCCCAGAACCTTTTGCTTGCCtttgccaggaggttcagacttggctttcaacaagataaagagccaagcatacttccaaatgaacacacaaaatgcttcaagaaactcaaaatcagtgttttacaatgagcttaaaatgtcctccatggtggcatggaccaggacccctcagtctgcagcattacaggaagatttcaggttagacatgatgggaagagtctcggtgctgttattgtctctgGGGCAGACATCAGTTAACCCTGTGACCCCTTCCATGGAGAGAACAgcattacaattctgaaaacagtttttgcaaataataattcactacttaaagaatgtacccgagctcctgctacgcagtaactaaaactgtcttcaactcacgtgttacttcattctttagttccttctcttaagtgtagagcctctgtcagattgtgtgattgataaagaaaagcacataaatgacaaaataccagTTTGAGTGCCTAGTGGCCTAATGAGGAAATGCTCTTTGGAAGCTCAATATATGCACTTAACCATTTGCATTTTGATTTGGCTGTTAGTGCTGAGGATGTCCTTAAGGTGGTGCGCTGCTTTTGGCAGATTTAGTCATTCTCTTTAGTCACAtgagcactaatggtttttcaaaatttttatgttgtttattttggatacaggcagaggaagctcagcgaaagcttaagagacagaatggagaggacccaggtaagctatttcttcagtgattgtagtcatatctgaaaatgatcggtcagttgaatgcagattgctgaagtgtgagtgtctgtgtgtgtcgtagccctgcctccattctgcccactgtttgccagcttgggaaacattctgcagtgtgacgtgctgcttggcatgctgggagctgtgctgcagtgggctatggagcccagtggaggacactggtctgagtccatgctgcagagggtaaatgtttggatgttttgttaaaatgacatgatagtgtagtaaattcaacaaaattccacttgctatgcTGTGGTCATGAGCAtcactttttaatgactgaGTAGTGCTCAcagttctgtatgtgtgtgttgctacaGGTGCTGCACTTGATAGGCATGGCTCTGCTGGAGGAGCAGCAACAGCTAGAGAACATTGGGGATGACGATGAAGTTACTTTCAACTTCACCCTCAAAATCTCCCGTAAGTTTTGTACATCATCTCACACAATCTCAAAACCTCAAGCGTGTAGTTAGATCTGTGGTTCTTGTATCACAGGTCCCGGTGAAGCCCCCGGCAACACTCTAAGCATCCTGGCTCTGTTAGAGACCTTGCAGTGCGCGCCTCACTTGGAAGCGCACAAAGACATGATTCGCTGGATCCTTAAAGTGAAATTACatcttgattatgtttgcaATTTGCCTTACTCTCTCTATGCGTGCACCTATGTCCACCAGGTGGCAGCCTAGCATGTTTTACAATTCGCTCACTGAAGGTAGGCGCAACATACAAAAGTTGAGCGTTTTTACCATGAagtttaaagcagtgctgcatcATCAAGACCTGTTTGAAATCCAAGCAGTGCAATACCGCTCAAGGTGGGAGTGGCTGGTAGGCAAAGCAGCACCTCTCACCTCACACACCAGCACAAATGCTTCACTGTCACAAAGCGGTtttgctgctgatcatctgtAGGTGGCCCTAGAGGTGTTTTGATGTGGCTTATTGTGAGTATTACTTAAAAGCTGTatgtcaacatgaatatttaaatgacatgtaaggattgcttactacacaaactgaatttccatgcactgtgatgtatgcattttattttccatatagtgaaaactgttaggacacctgcaccaggcagaacatgtacatatgaaggccatggtgtaggccaaggctaatgatgtattgcagtatgtactttgaagagaaacggcaaattaaatgttagtaaaattgtaatgcatcttcagtatttaatggtatggtgtgtgtgtatactttttaGTACACAAGTGTGTTCTATTGAACATCTGCTTAGTTTTGCAGactttgattgtgtgtgcatgtagttctaactgcactgctgtatcgttttcttgtaaaagtattttcttaaattatgtgtctttttctacacagatggtggttagcattaaaacgatgcgtgagtgcacagctgctgcacctccctgtgaaggaacagggcactgtcacaaggaggtcagactttgagcaactttctattccactgacatattaaccattaccctttaaagtgttgaagagcttaaatctacgtgtgtgtgtgtgtgtgtgtgtgtgtgtgtgtgtgtgtgtgtgtgtgtgtgtgtgtgtttgtgtgtgtgtgtgtgtgttgcagactgtgtgggacaaagacaaagcagagagaaaaaggaaggctgaactgtgctggaaaaagaccatggctcaaacattacagagccagagtcattttatcaataagtacatagatctgctcacgcaggattcagggatctggacgcctcagcctctacatcagcagagcataggtacctaagcatgctcgtagtgacgcagtgttcttaataagtcaacttgtattgtattctcaatatccagtcagtacatttatgtcagtaaatgcaTGCATCAACAGCTCCTTAACTTTgctgagcagttgtctgttctttgtcctaaaagttcttgcatataatggtggtcttcacataacataagtaaattcccatccttaaactctttatcttgcatattcatttagagcattttctgttggggtaaatgagtagagaggatcctaggccatttttagcaatttcctggtgattaaaaaaagatgaacccatttattcaacattgattattttaacaaattcagagggaccttaacataaaattaaggttaTAGTGAACTTGTAACCATCCGTCTCTACTTGGTACAGCCCCAGTTCATGTGACGGTGCTCTGGTGAGTGTGGGACCTCGTTGTTGGCgtgccagaggaggagagaggaggcaaATGGAGATGTGTATCCTGTGTCACAAAGCGCAGGAGATCCTACCTGATGGCACCGCCATGGTGCTCGCTGCCTTTGTCCAACGCTCTACGGTCATGTCCGAGATCCGCAAAAGACCCCCTCACAATCCAGGTAAGGTTATGGTTTACAGTGTGCAAGTCAAGTAATTGGATAGGTTTGAGTAGccagtgtgcttatttctgGAGGATACATGTGTGTTCCAGAGAGCTATGATCCCCTCTTCATGCACCCTGACCTGTCCTTTGGTACCCATACCGGCAGCTgtggccacatcatgcactctcactgctggcagaggtgaggagttgggcaaaatgttacttctagacagccttctacttaatcccaaataaaaagttttgctgctttcaaatgtttgtggatataggcaatagaatcagcagctaacagtaaatagtttgtctAGAAAATATGACCTTTATATGAGCAATCACAATAAATTAGAtaatattaatcaatcagtcgggatgttttgtgactgaaaagtcaaaaacctaatctgtgatgtacaggaaagtcttcatggatgtgtggTGATCGATAAGATGTAGATCGAAATTGGAtgtatttggcttaaatatgcgatctgcagatatatatatttttttgtcccaatacagtgagctgatcatcgacacaaagcatgaaacaaagcttgctatgtgcacttgactatttttcactgtcttagatCAAGCCAGTGTTACTTGCGTAGTCTGTAAATTTATTGCGCCTCATGGGGAAGCAAAGAACGTTAACCTGATCTGACCTTAGGAGTAAgtgcagttcaattcaattttatttgtatagcgctttttacaatagacattgtctcaaagcagctttacagaaatatcaacatggtatacagatattaaaggtgtgaatttatcccaactgagcaagccactgagtggcgacggtggcaaggaaaaactccctaagatcttttaagaagaagaaaccttgagaggaacccgcctcagaagggaacccgtcctcatctgggtaacaacagatagtgtgaaaaagttcattatggattcatatgaagtctgtatggcgttaggagcagccagagagtatcaaaagctaaagaaatcagGTGATGGAACTTGTTACGATTGGTAATCAGCAATGCTCGGTTGTTGAGGACGTCAGATTCTGCCGTGTGCTGTGCGCTTCCCaatcaaaaatacttttcatatGTTCCCGTTCTTCAATGGAGGGGAGCGCTGTCCAACAGTTTACACTCCTGAAGAATAAGGTTACCTCGGAGAGCTTTACAAGCAGTATATGGTGTTCCCACGTCAATCCTACATCCATGTCAAGCTTAACAGCTCAGTGGATCAGTTTGCTTGTCACTGCTTAATAGATCTGACCAGTTCggtcatttctgtgattgcatgGTACATATAAAGCTCATGGAAATTTGACAGGTTGTCAAATAATGGTCTCTTAATCTTCGAGTTATTTTCTCTTACAGATACTTTGAGACACTCCAGAGTCAGGATGCGCAGTGGCTGCATGAGCAAACCAGTTGCGATGTAGTGAATGGGGAGTACTTGTGTCCACTCTGTAAGTGTCGCAGTAACACTCATTCCTCTCCTGCCCCTCACTGAGACAAGTGGAGTTGCTCTGAATCCGGACCgcttaatattttaaccattgCATTGGCGAATTAGTTGTAGTGGCTCTGTAACCAATGCAAGCTTGCCTATGAAATGCCATGGAAGGGTACAGAATGACACTGTAACAGTGCATACCCCATtccattattcctcttatttatttatatattttatagcaagGGAATTGATATCATCTGTAGCTGAATTGCATGTCTTGCCATGTTGAGATCAGAGTATAGAGTTTCTGCTTATGTAAGATGGCTAATCCACTGCTGTTGCAAGATATTTAGTCACACTGACtcagtttattacagtaaatttgcCTGTTGTCCCATTGAGGTGACATTTTCTCtggttaaatagtaaaatgcatgcatgtttgtaGCTACAGCAATAGTGAGCAGCCAGGTCTGGCTCATTGGCTGAATGCAAGGTTTATAAGCAGATCAGAGCCTTGCACTCTGCTCATAAGAGAGCCAAGCCAACAAGTGAGTCTCATCATATATAGTACGTGTGctccttatttgtgtgtgtatgtgtgcacatgcagtcatattgtggtgtttgtcttttagatgctggtgagacagagactgtggaggactctcctcctcctgagaGTTTCAGGCTGGACCACACACCAGTGTAAGCATACCCACGGTTTCCTTTCACAACTGCGTATCTGAGCGTGTCTTTAACACTGACCTGTGATGTGTTTTGATAGCACCCCTTATTCAAGCTCCATAAGGGAGATGCTGATGACATTTGGGACCGCAACTTATAAAGTTGGCCTTAAGGTGCACCCTAATGAGCAGAACCCCCGTGTGCCTATCATGTGCTGGGGCAGCTGTTCTTGCACCATCCAGTCTATAGGTCAGTCTGcacccatttcttacagactaaCAATTCATGTATAAGATTTACAATATTCACTGACCTGTGTTAAGGGGTAgttagtaaaaatgttttgctttttggtATTTTGTACAGAGAGATTATTGGTAGATGAGGAGAAGCCTTGTTTGGAAGTTTACCCTGTAGACAGGTATGACAACCCAACTTattgtcatatctcagcccagccaggaCTCGGTTTCCCGAGAAGCAACACCCACTTCTAACATGGCcactgaggactacacttcccacacacgcatgcgctcacctccccggagttctgatctcacacacctgcagccaATCACCTTGTCCACTCTCCACGGCTTATTAAGAGACTTTGGTTCAGAGACACTTTGTGAAGTAAATGTTCAGCAGACTAGTTTCTCTGTCGTTCTCCAAGCGTTACCTACCGTGTTTATTCGATAAGTGACTTTGGCCTCTGTCTTGccccgtttgttttgtttgcatgatcgcctgaccctcgcTTGCTTCTTGACTACGGACTGTGTTCACCCCTCTGGATTATTCTGCCTGAACCTGCCGCCCGCTTCTGCTTCTGTATTCCTCACAGTACGTGACACTTATCATGCCAGAATGAATTCTTCTTTCGAGGGAtgtgtgatgatgtaataaatTCTGTATCAGTGGTATTGTTAGTACtgttaaaatactccactaaGCACTGTTTGCTTGCAGGATGTAGTAGTTAATTGTACACTGGAATAAATTCTTCCGATGATTTGATTTGCTTTTCACTTGtaattctaaatataaaagcatatataactgtgtatatataaatgaaaatagactGCATCTGTCAAATCATTACTCAAGCTTCTGAGCATCATTCGCACTCTAAAGATATCTAGAAGATTGCTCAATTATGTTCGGGGTTCATTTTGGTAGCATTACTAAATATTCTGAATCACAAATATCTGCAGGTATTATGCTCTCCTTCCTCAGTTCTAATTCCTTCTATATCCtgtgatatttatatatattttgtatcctgaataataaaaaatagaagtGTCATAAAACGTGCCCTTGTTTAGGAGACTATTTGAGTTCCCTGGCTCGGTTTGGCTCTGCATGCTGGACTgtctcctctcactcctctgtGCAAAATCACTTCATGTGACTGTTGgcagatatatttatttcattatttatttttctctcacttgtAATTTTTTAGTTCTTTAACTGTGCTCTGTGCAGCACTTGTTCTTGATCCCCAGGTGGAAAGTTCCCCCTGCATTCTGGATGTGGACATGTTCCACTTAGTGGTGAGCTGAGAAGCTTGTTAAATGATACTTTAGGCactattaaatgtatattagcATCAGATTAAAGTATCATTGTTGTCCAGAATCT
Coding sequences within:
- the LOC128629962 gene encoding E3 ubiquitin-protein ligase UBR2-like, which codes for MSTSGGPTPPFTTLSVTHPANHITPGLAVGGSAVSVLHRETAGQDALACPTVEGAYYSNIQVSGEEAQRKLKRQNGEDPALPPFCPLFASLGNILQCDVLLGMLGAVLQWAMEPSGGHWSESMLQRVLHLIGMALLEEQQQLENIGDDDEVTFNFTLKISRPGEAPGNTLSILALLETLQCAPHLEAHKDMIRWILKDASASTSAEHSPSSCDGALVSVGPRCWRARGGERRQMEMCILCHKAQEILPDGTAMVLAAFVQRSTVMSEIRKRPPHNPESYDPLFMHPDLSFGTHTGSCGHIMHSHCWQRYFETLQSQDAQWLHEQTSCDVVNGEYLCPLCKCRSNTHSSPAPH